The Desulfovibrio piger DNA segment TAATCTGGCCGAATGTGGATGCCCAGGCATCAAAATGCTCGATGCCCTTGGCCTGCAATTCCTCATACTGCATATAACGCTGGAGCGTGTAGACTTCGGCTATCGTGTTCGATATGGGCGTGCCGGTCAGGAAGTAGACGCCGCGCCCTTCATTCTTGCGTTGCAGATAGCGGCACTTGATGAACAGATCGAGGGCCTTGGCAGAGCCGGTGATATTGCCCAGACCGGAAACATTCATGGTCGTCTGATAGGCAAGATTCTTGAATTCGTGACTTTCATCCACAAAGAGCGCATCAACGCCCAGATCGGCAAAATCAACGGACGTATCTTTCCTGCCCGTTCCGGCCAGCAGAAGCTCATAGCGGGCCTCCATCTTTTCCCGCTGTTTCTCAAGCTGCTTGATCGTCGCCCGTCCGCCTTTGGCTTCTTTGACGGCTCCGATGGCGTCCACGACAGCGTCAATCTGCTCCTTCAGAATTTCCTGCTGAATGTCACGGGGCATGTCGATCTTGCGGAAGGAACTGTGCGCGACCACAACGGCATCCCAGTCCCCCGTTGCAATACGGGAAAACAGGCGCTCCCGGTTCTGTTTGGTGAAGTCCGTCTTGTCTGCCACAAGAATATGCGCATCGGGATAAAGCTTGTAGAACTCATCCCGCCACTGATGCAGCAGATGGTTGGGGACGACGACCATCGGCTTGGAGACAAAGCCCATGCGCTTGGATTCCATGATGGTGGCAATGCAGGCCATTGTCTTGCCCGCGCCGACAACATGATCATAAAGGGCGGTTCCTTCCTGAATGGCTCTCCAGACAACGTCCTTCTGATGCGGGCGGAGCTTCACTTCTGCGGAGGCTCCGACCAGCTCAAGGTGGGAACCGTCATAGCGGGGCGGCACATGCGTATTGAAGCGGTCATTATACAATCTGGCCAGACGCACCCGCCGGTCGTCATCCGTCCATATCCAGTCCACAAAGGTCTGCCGGATTTCATCGGCCTTTTGCATGGCAGCCGCCGTCAGCTCCTGATCCAGCTCCATAATCGGCCTGCCCTGTTCATCCCTCTGGCCGGTATCCTTCTCCACCTTGATGGGCTTGTTCATGAGCAGGGCTTCGATAATCCTGCTTGCCGGATATTCGGGAATGCCCCAGACGCTGGTATTCAGGGCCCCGTCGGTAATACCCACATGCGCATTCCATCTGCCGAGCGTCGGCAGATATTCCACGCGTTGAAAGCCGTGCCCGCCATGCAGATGCTCAATGAATGCGTGCACCACGTCAGGCGGCAGCCAAGTTGAGCCAAGTTTTACCCCGATATCCACGGCTTCGATGTCGGGGGGCTGCGCAGCTGTCAGGGCTTCCACATTGCTTAAAAAACGGCTGTCCGTTCTGGCGGCTTCCTGTGCCAGTCGCAACTTTTCCCGGACATTGCCGGTCAGATATTTGTCGCGTATCTCCCAGAGTTCCGTCCCAGGATTGAGAAAAATCAGCCCCTGCCCCTGCAGCTCCTGCCGCACAGTGTCGGCAGGCTTCCCAAGGAGCTGCTCCATACGGGCAAAGTCCACCTTGCCGCTTTCCCTCAAGGCAATAAGTAGCGCATCCTTGGGACTGTCGGCAGTCTGCGCTGTTTCCGCCGGTTTAAGAACGCGCTGCCGGAAGATGGCCGCCTTTCGTGCGGAAGCCGGTCTGGCGGCCCTGCCGGTCTTGCGGGCCATATCCGGGGAAATGCCCTTGTCATACTCCATTTCCAGAGATTCCAGCAGGGCATGTTCCGGGTCTTCCCGCATAAGACTTCTGTTTGTCTGGGAATTGAGATGGCCGTATTTTCTGACAAAGGTGTCATACTGCGTATTGAGCCTCTGTCGCAGCGAGGCCATGCGCCCTTCATCGCCGCTCCCCTTTTCCTCATTGAGCAGCTCGCGCACGCTGTCCCTGATTTGAATCATAGAAATCAGACGTTGCCGGGCAGACTCGCTCTTTGTGGAAACAGGTTCATAGCCGCCGTCGCCAAAGTTGCCGGAGGTCTTGAAAACGATTTTTCTGCTTCGGGGTTCGAGGCAGAATGCCCCCATTTTCAGCGCCTGGAAGTAGGCGGAGTCAATAAACTCCCGGTTCAGCGTCTGTGAGGCGGGCGCTTTTTCCTGCTGTTGCTCTCGCGGCCTGAACTGTGCCGCAGGCAGGATCGCAAGGCGGGACTCGATCTCCTGTCCCAAATCCGTAGCGGGACTGTCTTTGACGCAGTTCAGCGCATCGGCAAACATGCCCCCGGAGTAGACCATTCTCCCGATAATCTGCTCCGGGTGTGCGGCAAAGAAGCTGTTGACGACAGCAGGCCGCCTGATGCCCTGCTTGAGGTCGTCAACCTCAATTTCTGACGTGGTAATCCAGTCCCGGCTGCGCTTGTTTTCGCCGTTGTGCTTCTGGAAAAAGACAATATCCGTCGTAACGTCCGTCAGGGCATTCTGACGGAATGCCGTCTCCGGCAGGCGCACAGCCCCCAGAAAATCAGCCTGATCGGCAATATACTCACGGGCGGACGAGTCTGCCGCATCCATGAAATAGCGGCTGACGACAAATGCCGCTATGCCGCCCTCACGGAGCAGCCGCATGGACTTGGCAAGGAAGTAGTTATGGATGGAAAACTTTTTCAGTTCCGGGAAATCCGGATCATACAGGGACTGCTGGCCAAAGGGCGGATTCCCTATGATGAGATCAAAGTTCGGAGAAAGAAGACCGGAAGATTGAAAGCCCTTATTGTTATGGCTTGATTTGGGATACAAATAGCTGGCGATAGCCGCCGTCGTGGGATCAAGCTCCACGGCCAGAAAACGCGCATTGAACTCTTCCGGGCAAAGGCCGATAAAATTACCGATGCCCGCCGACGGTTCAAGGACATTCAGTTTTTTCCCGGAACCGACGCCCAGCCGGGAAAGTCCCTGATACATGGCCCGGATGACGGTTTCCGAAGTGTAATGCGCATCCTGGGTGGAACGGCGGGCGGCAGCATAATCACCCGGAGAAAGAATCCCTTGCAGCTCCCGATATTCTGCCGCCCACTGCTCATTCTTCGCATCAAAGACCTGCGGCAGGCCACCCCAGCCGACAAAGCGCACCAGCGTCTTCTTCTCTTCCGGGGTGGCCAGTTTTACGCCGCCAGCCTGTAGCTGTTGCAACAGGCGAATGGCGGCCACATTGTCCGCGTATTTGCTTTTTGCGCCGCCGACGCCGAGACGGTCTTCCGGCGTTATGCGGTAGTTGGCAGGTTCAGTTCCACCCCGCAGCTCTCCAGAATTTCCCAATCCGACATCCCCCTCAGGCTCGCCTGCCGGGCTGTCTCGCTGCACAGAATCCTTCTCTCCAGAGATTGCTGCTGATCGAGGCGAATCATCAAGTCGAGATTGTCTCTCGCTTCCAGCTTCTTCAGTTCGTCCGGGCAGTTCAGCGCCCAGCGATCCAGAATCAAATAGGCTGAATTGGGAAATCCCCCCGTCTTTACTTCCTCTATTGTTTCCGGCTTGAGTACGGTTCTTGCGATGTCCAGCGGGTTTGTCGGCTTGTCCAGCATGTTGTCGCTCCAAAGAAGGGGAATGTTGTTGTCTGAAGGCTGCAACTTCCTGAATCGTCAGGAAGTTGTGGTTATTTTGCAGGAACAGTTCTTCCGGGGTGCTGCCGTCTCCGTCAACGGTCTGCATGAATTCGGGATTACGGCTGTACATCCGTACCCCGTTTTCCATTTCATATACCGTCTCTCCGCGTCCGTTGAGGCCAAGCGGTCTCATCGTTTTCGGAGAATCGCCGAGCAGCTCGAACCAGCCTCTGGAAGGCCTGGTCTGCCTGTCTTCCTGAATGTTCTGTTGGTCTGATGCGGGAATAACGCTTGCAGGCCGCTGTTCATCCCTTGGAAAAGACGCCGACTGCGCCTCTTCCCGCATGTCATCCTGAATATTTTCTTTTCGTATCTGCTCAATATGATGCACCATCGCATCGAACAGAGACATCTGGCGGGGATCATGGGTCTGCTTGCGTCGTCTGGCCATCACTTTCGTCCCTCAAGGCGCAGGAAGCGAAAGCGCGTGGCGCGCCCTGTCGATTCCTATTCGCCGGAATTCTGTCTGGGCGCGACTGTCAGCTTTGCGGCATTTTCCACAACAATGCGCCCGTTTTCTTCATAAAAAACGACTTTATCCCCTTCCTGCACCTCAAGTTTTTTCCTGATGGCCAGGGGCAGGGTTATCTGTCCGCGAGACGTTACCTTGGCAATTTCCATGACCTTTTCTCCCTGAATCTTACTTAAAAGATTTTCATTGAAAATAAGATTTACAGGGAGAAAAGGCAGGTGTCAACGGGAAGGGTCACATCAGGGCTTCATGCAGCAGACCATGCGTAATCATCTCAACGATACGCTCCCCGGCTTCCGCATCCCCGGAACGTGCCCTGTCGGCAAGTTCCAGAGCATGGCGAAGCTGCGCTGCCGTAAAATCGCAGGCAGGGAAACGGATTCCTTGCAGCACATAGGTAGGCGTCGAAGTGATGCGGGAACGCGCGGCAAACATATCCGCGCTTACCAGCGTGGACGCCTTGCGCAGGGCGTCTCCAAAGGCTTCTGGCGCAATGGCCGCTTCCTGCAGCGCCGCTTGAAGGATGCCTTCATAGGGGGCGGGAATCCCTAGTTCCGTTCTGGGAACAACAGCATCCCAGAACCGATGCGCGGCATTGACTGAAAAGCTGTGCAAGGCCTCATAGCAGAGCGCCTTTTTCAGGGATTCTCCATAGGCCTCTGCGGGCGCATGGCGCACCACAATGCACAGATTGATATCTTCGCGCTGTGCCCTGATGACTTCCTGAATGCCGCAGTAGGAGGTAGAGTAGGGGCGCGTTATCCGGTCTGGATGCACTACCCCTCTCTCCGAACCGTGCTTGCACCTTTCGATGCACACGGCTCTCACGGATGCCTCCTTGCTTTGGCTCGCCAATAGGGAAGGTCACGGCGGTGAAGCTCATTGTGGCAATCAACACAGA contains these protein-coding regions:
- a CDS encoding Eco57I restriction-modification methylase domain-containing protein, whose protein sequence is MARRRKQTHDPRQMSLFDAMVHHIEQIRKENIQDDMREEAQSASFPRDEQRPASVIPASDQQNIQEDRQTRPSRGWFELLGDSPKTMRPLGLNGRGETVYEMENGVRMYSRNPEFMQTVDGDGSTPEELFLQNNHNFLTIQEVAAFRQQHSPSLERQHAGQADKPAGHRKNRTQAGNNRGSKDGGISQFSLFDSGSLGAELPGRTEEAGSERQSRLDDSPRSAAISGEKDSVQRDSPAGEPEGDVGLGNSGELRGGTEPANYRITPEDRLGVGGAKSKYADNVAAIRLLQQLQAGGVKLATPEEKKTLVRFVGWGGLPQVFDAKNEQWAAEYRELQGILSPGDYAAARRSTQDAHYTSETVIRAMYQGLSRLGVGSGKKLNVLEPSAGIGNFIGLCPEEFNARFLAVELDPTTAAIASYLYPKSSHNNKGFQSSGLLSPNFDLIIGNPPFGQQSLYDPDFPELKKFSIHNYFLAKSMRLLREGGIAAFVVSRYFMDAADSSAREYIADQADFLGAVRLPETAFRQNALTDVTTDIVFFQKHNGENKRSRDWITTSEIEVDDLKQGIRRPAVVNSFFAAHPEQIIGRMVYSGGMFADALNCVKDSPATDLGQEIESRLAILPAAQFRPREQQQEKAPASQTLNREFIDSAYFQALKMGAFCLEPRSRKIVFKTSGNFGDGGYEPVSTKSESARQRLISMIQIRDSVRELLNEEKGSGDEGRMASLRQRLNTQYDTFVRKYGHLNSQTNRSLMREDPEHALLESLEMEYDKGISPDMARKTGRAARPASARKAAIFRQRVLKPAETAQTADSPKDALLIALRESGKVDFARMEQLLGKPADTVRQELQGQGLIFLNPGTELWEIRDKYLTGNVREKLRLAQEAARTDSRFLSNVEALTAAQPPDIEAVDIGVKLGSTWLPPDVVHAFIEHLHGGHGFQRVEYLPTLGRWNAHVGITDGALNTSVWGIPEYPASRIIEALLMNKPIKVEKDTGQRDEQGRPIMELDQELTAAAMQKADEIRQTFVDWIWTDDDRRVRLARLYNDRFNTHVPPRYDGSHLELVGASAEVKLRPHQKDVVWRAIQEGTALYDHVVGAGKTMACIATIMESKRMGFVSKPMVVVPNHLLHQWRDEFYKLYPDAHILVADKTDFTKQNRERLFSRIATGDWDAVVVAHSSFRKIDMPRDIQQEILKEQIDAVVDAIGAVKEAKGGRATIKQLEKQREKMEARYELLLAGTGRKDTSVDFADLGVDALFVDESHEFKNLAYQTTMNVSGLGNITGSAKALDLFIKCRYLQRKNEGRGVYFLTGTPISNTIAEVYTLQRYMQYEELQAKGIEHFDAWASTFGQITNGWELDATGVNYKLSFYVQIDLFRVIIFYISICYIKTVIQRSPEIAPCIPLFSGYYSGYPYKLAF
- a CDS encoding AbrB/MazE/SpoVT family DNA-binding domain-containing protein encodes the protein MEIAKVTSRGQITLPLAIRKKLEVQEGDKVVFYEENGRIVVENAAKLTVAPRQNSGE